From one Halothece sp. PCC 7418 genomic stretch:
- a CDS encoding CHAT domain-containing protein, with protein MRAFPSKIDLVLRQTSLSLLLLIIAPFFGIVSTKDAKAQRIIPAEDGTGTEIQDPIATPDGRQQINIDGGTVSGENLFHSFEQFGLDASEIANFLSDPAIANILSRVTSGDPSIINGLLRVSGGNSNLFLMNPAGIIFGPNAQLDLTGSFAATTATGIEFENGIFGAVGANEYSALIGNPTAFRFEQDLASPIINAGDLAVIEGETLSLTGGSVVNTGSLTAPGGNISIAVVPGESRVRITQEGRILSLEVPIPQGGNGEPIAIQPLDLPQLLTVGEGIETGLNINDGSVETESGVVIPQDESAIVPGELNATSGQANLLADSNLFINTEVIIDGDLTLNSQENVLIGANIISQADNETTLEVQANRNISVFGDAIESQSSPFNVILNSDRDGNNSGGIVINPGSQINSNGGEIVLGGGTTPRETPAVGSEELINGVQMQGTLKSGGGDITIRGTGFAGADNQESSPIGVDIQNGDPENPAQILAEGGNLTVMGRGGEGIGSNLRGVNIEEGSVISSIDDGTIIIEGTGGNGSDGNTGLFLGNASEITTENGDIELLGQGSLSATSSDNRGLNIQGESQITASGIGNVILEGTGGNGINNNIGIFLDNATIQTETGDIQGIGKGGLEATGNGNDGIFIFQESQLISSEGEVRLEARGGTNNSDSIEVISALFDAPLTLQTANGAINGTIEGENEITLNALDEEGIIELSADISTSSGAITINDAIVLSDDQTLTGDGITFKETVDSDSLESPRSLTLDTTDNGSTTFEESVGGEIPLNNLETNADGQTNLNGGEVNTTNNQIYNDPVILGADTTLNGNNITLNDTVDSNENTQQDLTVESSGTTTFGDRVGSKTPLDQLVTDANGETNLNGREVNTINNQTYNDPVTLGENTSIKGSNITFDADIDTNDEGIGLRIDAEQSLITEKIETNGGDVSLNADTEILTGAIVTNGGNVRLANTETISDARQETPRNPEDNNDIEVTYIDTEGGDVTVITERFFRVTETIDGNVSISSVGGGSVTINHGGDTNNPFIVGEPDLNNGTVGDITNLDFTIEEGVFPFTELEGNIGLISTRESDPDITNPDITNPETNPKSNIDGETAVNSDPTQLTPVSLTASRTILSNIEKESGVKAAVIYVRFTSVVEPIGNGETLESEPSGSLAAELAANSQTNTVPEEEASSLFEELEAESLTPYANYYPGIKASPSVVSAPQSTDQMEIVIVTADNEVTRTIVPNIKREAFKEVGLKLREEVLLNQYPGIVRLQKMRNKTHLEPAQILYNWMIKPVENQLEAQEIENLVFVLPSEFRLIPLATLHDGEQYLVQKGYSVGLAPALSMINGQYKKVQQAELLAMGTSEFPEIEGAILENELPAVPIELEEVVDDWGGVKFEGDQFSINQFNAVRRRNPYGIIHLATHANFTEFSPGSSYIRFYDDVLKLDQINQLNLKDVELLTLSACRTVFGDQNSELGFAGLAYRAGVKSVLGSLWQIDDAGTLAFMTQFYDQLDDENVAIKAEAVRQTQVQMIEGRIRIEGQQIITETEMINLPPESAPVQIDLSHPYFWSGFTIVGSPW; from the coding sequence ATGCGTGCTTTCCCATCTAAAATAGATTTGGTGTTACGTCAAACGAGTCTCAGCTTACTGCTGTTGATCATTGCCCCCTTTTTTGGCATTGTCTCCACAAAAGATGCTAAAGCACAGAGGATTATTCCTGCTGAGGATGGTACAGGTACAGAAATACAAGATCCCATCGCAACACCAGATGGACGACAGCAGATTAATATTGATGGCGGAACAGTCTCTGGTGAAAATTTATTTCATAGTTTTGAACAATTTGGACTCGATGCGTCTGAAATTGCCAATTTTCTTTCTGATCCAGCTATTGCCAATATTCTCTCCCGAGTCACTAGCGGAGACCCCTCAATTATTAATGGCTTATTGCGGGTTTCTGGAGGAAATTCCAATTTATTCCTCATGAATCCTGCAGGAATTATCTTTGGACCCAACGCTCAACTCGATTTGACTGGGAGTTTTGCAGCAACAACGGCAACAGGAATTGAATTTGAAAATGGGATATTTGGCGCAGTTGGTGCGAATGAGTACAGTGCTTTGATTGGAAACCCGACAGCATTTCGGTTTGAGCAGGATCTAGCCAGTCCGATTATTAATGCTGGTGATCTAGCAGTGATAGAAGGAGAAACCCTGTCTTTAACCGGAGGAAGTGTTGTTAATACGGGGTCTTTGACTGCACCAGGAGGAAATATTTCGATTGCAGTTGTGCCCGGAGAAAGTCGCGTCAGAATTACGCAAGAAGGGCGGATTCTCAGTTTAGAAGTACCGATTCCCCAAGGAGGAAACGGTGAACCTATTGCCATACAACCTTTAGACTTGCCTCAATTACTGACTGTTGGAGAAGGAATTGAAACTGGTCTCAATATCAATGATGGCTCTGTCGAAACTGAATCTGGTGTAGTTATTCCACAAGACGAAAGTGCTATTGTCCCAGGTGAGCTAAACGCAACTTCTGGTCAAGCCAATCTCTTGGCTGATAGCAATCTCTTCATCAATACTGAAGTGATTATTGATGGAGATCTGACCCTCAACAGCCAAGAAAATGTCTTGATTGGGGCAAATATCATCAGCCAAGCCGATAATGAAACAACCTTAGAGGTACAAGCAAATCGCAACATTTCTGTCTTTGGTGATGCTATCGAATCACAGTCTTCTCCTTTCAATGTGATTCTGAATTCTGATCGCGATGGGAATAATAGCGGTGGTATTGTTATTAATCCTGGTTCTCAGATTAACTCTAATGGCGGTGAAATTGTCTTAGGCGGAGGAACCACTCCTCGTGAAACGCCTGCGGTAGGGAGTGAAGAGTTAATTAATGGCGTTCAAATGCAAGGAACACTCAAGTCTGGCGGTGGCGATATCACGATCAGAGGAACAGGGTTTGCAGGTGCTGATAATCAAGAGAGTTCGCCGATTGGTGTTGATATTCAAAATGGAGACCCAGAAAATCCCGCTCAAATCTTAGCAGAGGGGGGTAATCTCACCGTTATGGGTCGTGGTGGAGAGGGTATCGGTTCTAATCTTCGTGGGGTCAATATTGAAGAAGGCTCGGTTATCTCCAGTATAGATGATGGGACGATTATTATCGAAGGAACCGGTGGCAATGGTAGTGATGGTAATACAGGTCTCTTTTTAGGTAATGCCTCTGAAATTACAACCGAAAATGGTGATATTGAACTCCTTGGACAAGGAAGTCTTAGTGCAACTAGCTCTGATAATCGTGGGCTTAATATTCAAGGGGAGTCCCAGATTACTGCTTCTGGAATAGGTAACGTTATTTTAGAGGGTACGGGTGGTAATGGAATCAATAATAATATTGGTATTTTTCTTGATAACGCTACTATTCAAACAGAAACTGGTGATATTCAAGGCATTGGAAAAGGTGGTTTAGAGGCGACTGGAAACGGCAACGACGGGATTTTCATTTTCCAAGAGTCTCAACTGATCTCTTCAGAAGGTGAAGTAAGATTGGAAGCACGGGGAGGAACAAATAATAGCGACAGTATCGAGGTAATTAGTGCTTTATTTGATGCTCCTTTAACTCTACAAACAGCAAATGGCGCGATTAATGGCACGATTGAGGGAGAGAATGAAATTACGCTCAATGCTCTTGATGAAGAGGGTATCATTGAACTCAGTGCTGATATTTCGACCTCCTCTGGTGCAATTACCATCAATGATGCGATTGTCCTCTCTGATGATCAGACCTTAACTGGTGACGGAATTACTTTTAAGGAAACCGTTGATAGTGATAGCCTTGAATCTCCTCGAAGTTTAACTCTCGATACAACTGATAACGGCTCAACCACATTTGAAGAAAGTGTTGGTGGTGAAATACCACTGAACAACTTAGAAACCAATGCTGATGGTCAAACCAATCTCAATGGGGGAGAGGTCAACACAACTAACAACCAGATCTATAATGATCCAGTGATATTAGGGGCTGATACCACACTCAATGGTAACAATATTACCTTGAATGACACAGTTGATAGCAATGAAAATACCCAGCAAGACTTAACCGTTGAAAGCTCGGGAACAACTACATTTGGAGACCGAGTTGGCAGTAAGACACCACTGGATCAGTTAGTAACAGATGCTAATGGTGAAACGAATCTTAATGGGCGAGAAGTCAACACAATTAATAACCAAACTTATAATGACCCAGTGACGTTAGGGGAAAATACCTCAATCAAGGGCAGCAATATTACTTTCGATGCTGATATTGATACTAACGATGAGGGTATCGGGTTAAGAATTGATGCTGAACAAAGTCTCATTACTGAGAAGATTGAAACCAATGGCGGTGATGTTAGCTTAAATGCAGATACAGAAATTCTTACAGGAGCAATTGTAACTAATGGGGGCAATGTCAGGCTTGCCAATACTGAGACTATTTCTGATGCTCGCCAAGAAACCCCTCGCAACCCAGAAGATAATAATGATATTGAAGTCACTTACATCGATACTGAAGGAGGAGATGTAACCGTCATCACTGAGCGATTCTTCCGCGTTACAGAAACGATTGATGGCAATGTTAGTATTTCCAGCGTTGGAGGCGGTAGCGTTACGATTAATCATGGTGGAGATACCAATAACCCCTTTATTGTTGGTGAACCTGATTTGAACAATGGAACTGTTGGGGACATTACCAACCTTGATTTTACGATTGAAGAAGGGGTTTTCCCTTTCACCGAGCTTGAGGGTAATATTGGTCTCATTTCAACCAGAGAGTCCGACCCAGATATAACAAATCCAGATATAACAAATCCAGAAACAAATCCAAAAAGTAATATCGACGGTGAGACGGCTGTTAACTCAGATCCAACTCAACTGACACCAGTGAGCTTAACAGCAAGTCGGACAATTCTTAGCAATATCGAAAAAGAAAGTGGGGTCAAAGCAGCGGTTATTTATGTGCGTTTTACCTCTGTTGTCGAACCGATTGGGAATGGGGAAACTCTTGAAAGCGAACCCTCTGGCAGTCTAGCAGCAGAGTTAGCAGCCAATAGCCAAACCAATACTGTTCCAGAAGAAGAAGCGAGTTCATTATTTGAGGAGTTAGAAGCTGAGAGCTTAACTCCTTATGCCAACTACTATCCTGGCATCAAGGCTTCACCTTCTGTAGTTTCTGCGCCACAATCAACGGATCAAATGGAAATTGTTATTGTGACGGCAGATAACGAGGTGACTCGTACCATTGTGCCCAATATTAAGCGTGAAGCATTTAAGGAAGTCGGCTTGAAACTGCGAGAAGAAGTCCTTCTCAATCAATATCCTGGAATAGTACGCTTACAGAAAATGCGGAACAAGACTCACCTTGAGCCAGCACAAATCCTCTACAACTGGATGATTAAACCCGTTGAAAATCAGTTAGAAGCACAAGAGATTGAAAATCTGGTTTTTGTCTTACCCAGCGAGTTTCGACTGATTCCCTTAGCAACTCTCCATGATGGGGAACAATATCTGGTGCAAAAAGGGTACAGTGTTGGCTTAGCCCCTGCACTCAGCATGATTAATGGACAATATAAGAAAGTCCAACAAGCTGAACTGCTGGCGATGGGAACGTCTGAATTTCCAGAAATTGAAGGAGCTATCCTTGAAAATGAGTTACCGGCAGTTCCCATTGAATTAGAGGAAGTAGTTGACGATTGGGGTGGTGTGAAGTTTGAGGGGGATCAGTTTAGTATCAATCAATTTAATGCGGTTCGTCGGCGCAATCCTTACGGAATTATCCATCTCGCAACTCACGCCAACTTTACAGAATTTAGTCCAGGTTCAAGTTATATTCGCTTCTACGATGATGTTCTTAAGTTAGATCAGATTAATCAACTGAACTTGAAAGATGTTGAGTTATTAACTTTAAGTGCTTGTCGGACAGTGTTTGGGGATCAAAATTCTGAGTTGGGCTTTGCGGGGCTAGCGTATCGAGCAGGGGTGAAGTCGGTTCTTGGGTCTCTCTGGCAAATTGATGATGCTGGAACCCTTGCTTTTATGACTCAGTTTTATGACCAGTTGGATGATGAAAATGTCGCGATTAAAGCGGAAGCTGTTCGTCAAACACAAGTGCAGATGATTGAGGGACGGATTCGCATTGAAGGTCAGCAAATTATTACAGAAACTGAGATGATTAACTTGCCTCCTGAATCCGCCCCAGTCCAGATAGATCTGAGTCATCCCTATTTTTGGTCAGGGTTCACAATTGTGGGTAGTCCTTGGTAA
- a CDS encoding TVP38/TMEM64 family protein → MNSKLKYIGIAVIIAALVASTRFINFQDILTSALEWINRLGPAAAIVFIAIYVVAAVLFFPASILTLGAGVVFGVVQGSIFVFIGATIGATLAFLVGRYLARGWVEKRIEGNPKFKAIDQAVAEEGMKIVLLTRLSPIFPFNLLNYAYGLTKVTLRDYVIGTLGILPGTIMYVYVGSLAKNLATLASENVETPSAVEWAIRILVLITIVGVTFYITKIARKALNQKVETETNP, encoded by the coding sequence ATGAACTCAAAACTGAAATATATAGGAATTGCTGTGATTATTGCTGCTTTAGTTGCTTCCACTCGCTTTATTAATTTCCAAGACATTTTAACCAGTGCTTTAGAGTGGATTAATCGCCTTGGTCCTGCTGCTGCTATTGTCTTTATTGCCATTTATGTTGTTGCTGCGGTTTTGTTTTTCCCAGCTTCAATTTTAACCCTTGGGGCTGGAGTCGTTTTTGGTGTTGTTCAAGGATCAATTTTCGTTTTTATTGGGGCGACCATTGGTGCAACGTTAGCCTTTTTAGTGGGAAGATATCTGGCAAGGGGCTGGGTTGAAAAACGAATTGAAGGGAATCCTAAATTCAAAGCCATTGACCAAGCGGTTGCAGAAGAAGGAATGAAAATTGTTCTTTTAACACGCTTATCTCCTATTTTTCCATTTAATTTACTCAACTATGCCTATGGCTTAACGAAAGTAACCTTGAGAGATTATGTGATTGGAACGTTGGGAATTTTGCCCGGAACAATTATGTATGTTTATGTGGGTTCGTTAGCGAAGAATTTGGCAACGTTAGCATCAGAAAATGTCGAAACTCCTTCAGCAGTAGAATGGGCAATTCGGATTTTAGTCTTGATTACCATTGTTGGCGTGACTTTTTATATTACGAAAATTGCACGAAAAGCCTTAAACCAAAAAGTAGAAACTGAAACTAATCCTTGA
- the arsS gene encoding arsenosugar biosynthesis radical SAM (seleno)protein ArsS (Some members of this family are selenoproteins.), whose product MVTANLKNNNLITPFAEKIESPLTKNKIQVLQINLGRKCNLACTHCHVEASPKRTEELSPEVCDQIIEIINRFPQIETVDLTGGAPEMNYGFRPLVEAARAQNKEVIVRSNLTIYFEQGYEDIPKYCANYQTRIVASLPCYLEDNVDQQRGAGVYNNSVKALQWLNQLGYGQDPNLILDLVYNPPVPISEKQFSLPPQQEKLEQDYKHYLYEHFGIQFNNLFTITNLPIGRIKDFLHRYQLHQSYLKFLEDNYNPETVPSVMCRNELSVDYLGKIYDCDFNQMENVPAKTVTGENITLKTLLDLNDLDIIKTIQTRPYCYGCTAGSGSSCGGALLA is encoded by the coding sequence TTGGTCACAGCTAATCTCAAAAATAATAATCTTATTACCCCCTTTGCAGAAAAAATTGAGAGCCCTCTTACTAAAAATAAAATTCAGGTTTTACAAATCAATTTAGGACGAAAATGTAACTTAGCTTGTACACATTGTCATGTGGAAGCTAGTCCGAAACGAACTGAAGAACTCTCCCCAGAAGTCTGTGATCAAATCATCGAAATAATCAATCGCTTTCCTCAAATTGAAACTGTTGATTTGACGGGTGGCGCACCAGAAATGAACTATGGTTTTCGTCCCCTTGTCGAAGCAGCAAGAGCACAAAATAAAGAAGTGATTGTGCGTTCTAATCTAACCATTTATTTTGAACAAGGCTATGAAGACATTCCGAAATATTGCGCCAATTATCAAACTCGAATTGTTGCCTCTTTGCCCTGTTATTTAGAAGATAATGTCGATCAACAACGGGGGGCTGGGGTTTATAATAATTCCGTTAAAGCATTGCAATGGCTCAATCAACTCGGTTACGGTCAAGATCCTAATTTAATCCTTGATTTAGTTTATAATCCTCCTGTGCCGATTAGCGAAAAACAATTTAGTTTACCTCCACAACAAGAGAAACTAGAACAAGATTACAAGCATTATTTATACGAGCATTTCGGGATTCAATTTAATAACTTATTTACGATTACCAATCTCCCGATTGGACGCATTAAAGACTTTTTGCACCGTTATCAATTACATCAATCTTATCTCAAATTTTTAGAAGACAACTATAATCCTGAAACTGTTCCGAGTGTCATGTGTCGGAATGAACTATCTGTCGATTATCTGGGAAAGATTTATGATTGCGATTTTAACCAGATGGAAAATGTTCCTGCCAAAACAGTAACTGGGGAAAATATAACCCTTAAAACACTATTGGACTTGAATGATCTCGATATTATTAAAACCATTCAAACTCGCCCTTACTGTTATGGTTGCACAGCAGGAAGCGGTTCGAGTTGTGGGGGCGCGTTACTAGCTTAA
- a CDS encoding N(2),N(2)-dimethylguanosine tRNA methyltransferase, whose product MLFQERNITFKIGNTFYRPATVVVRDLGVLAATVQRQQTGRLRVLDAMSGCGIRALRYLLEAGSDWVWANEANHEVAPILKANLEQYLKPSQYQITHTDANRIFFDCYYRSDFYDLIDLDAFGALTPYLSTILWGTKLGGLVYLTSTDGRSVTGNAPENSLKYYGAYARSHPAAHEQGLRMIMGRLQQQAASQGRGVKPVFAYFTGETYRVMMRFVSKPQLTTENYGWLGYCHHCGHYQTVRWRQLGKALCPQDSQRLVVSGPLWLGALHDRATLKSMISLADAWRWTQRVSLLEIMQQEADVVPYFYSLQKIGQVGQLDLPPRDRLIATLQQQGYRACATHINQQALKTDADFSTCVALAKNISH is encoded by the coding sequence GTGTTGTTTCAAGAAAGAAATATAACCTTTAAGATCGGTAATACCTTTTATCGTCCCGCCACTGTAGTGGTCAGAGATTTAGGCGTTCTCGCTGCAACGGTTCAACGACAACAAACGGGTCGCTTGCGGGTGTTGGATGCCATGTCAGGATGTGGCATCAGAGCCTTACGTTACCTCTTAGAAGCAGGTTCAGACTGGGTTTGGGCAAATGAAGCCAACCATGAGGTTGCGCCGATTCTCAAGGCAAATTTAGAGCAGTACCTTAAGCCCTCACAATATCAAATTACCCATACGGATGCGAATCGGATCTTCTTTGATTGCTATTACCGTTCTGATTTTTATGATCTCATTGATCTTGATGCCTTTGGTGCGTTGACTCCCTATCTTTCTACAATCTTGTGGGGAACTAAGCTGGGAGGCTTGGTCTATCTCACTAGTACCGACGGACGCTCGGTGACAGGTAATGCTCCAGAAAACAGTTTAAAGTATTATGGGGCTTATGCTCGATCTCATCCTGCTGCCCATGAACAAGGGTTACGGATGATTATGGGTCGTCTTCAGCAGCAAGCAGCGAGTCAAGGGCGAGGGGTCAAGCCTGTTTTTGCTTACTTTACTGGAGAAACCTATCGGGTGATGATGCGGTTTGTGTCAAAACCTCAACTCACGACAGAAAATTATGGTTGGCTGGGCTATTGTCATCACTGTGGACATTATCAAACTGTGCGCTGGCGACAGTTAGGGAAAGCCTTGTGTCCCCAAGATAGCCAACGATTAGTCGTTAGTGGCCCTCTATGGTTGGGCGCACTCCACGATCGCGCTACTCTAAAATCAATGATCTCGCTTGCGGATGCTTGGAGATGGACGCAACGGGTGAGTTTACTCGAAATCATGCAACAGGAAGCAGATGTCGTCCCCTACTTTTATTCCCTCCAAAAGATTGGGCAAGTGGGACAATTAGATTTGCCTCCGCGCGATCGGCTTATTGCAACCCTACAACAGCAAGGCTATCGCGCCTGTGCCACTCATATCAATCAGCAAGCTCTAAAAACAGATGCAGATTTTAGCACCTGCGTTGCACTTGCCAAGAATATCAGCCATTAG
- a CDS encoding Uma2 family endonuclease, protein MPPIQSPSHLSLQDFLNYPEIQPAREYIAGKLYQKPRLKGKQERVLNRLLDQINQTGKRQKTAVAFTDLRCTFENYSIVPDISVFNWNNLPVDEKGNLVRNRALIPNWIIEFASPEDNSTRIMNNILLCLKRGSQMGWLVDVHEQKVMTFPKEEQPDLKENDDSLPIPAGLRTLSLSVSDVFHHNSLSRRE, encoded by the coding sequence ATGCCTCCCATTCAAAGCCCTTCTCATTTGTCGTTACAAGACTTTTTAAACTATCCAGAAATTCAACCCGCACGGGAATATATTGCGGGAAAACTTTACCAAAAGCCTCGCCTGAAAGGAAAACAAGAAAGGGTTTTAAATCGTCTGTTGGATCAGATTAATCAAACGGGAAAGCGACAAAAAACAGCAGTTGCTTTTACGGATTTACGCTGTACGTTTGAAAATTATTCCATTGTTCCAGATATTAGTGTGTTTAATTGGAATAATTTGCCAGTTGATGAGAAGGGGAACTTGGTGCGAAACCGTGCTTTAATTCCCAATTGGATTATTGAATTTGCCTCACCCGAAGACAATTCAACCCGCATCATGAATAATATTTTACTCTGCTTAAAAAGAGGATCACAAATGGGATGGTTGGTTGATGTTCACGAACAAAAAGTCATGACCTTTCCGAAAGAGGAACAACCCGATCTCAAAGAAAACGATGATTCCCTACCGATTCCAGCAGGTTTAAGAACCCTGAGTCTGTCTGTGTCTGATGTATTCCATCATAATTCTCTGTCTCGTCGGGAATAG
- a CDS encoding DUF3172 domain-containing protein, whose protein sequence is MARKTRRSTTTSSRYYDESPRSSGSSQSPFNATYWAIIGAVLIIGIGLGMTFSSATNLNTENVTSTVAIDRSVPNPEFCAQYGASAVVTDMRVYMSLSPFSVYVTQPKMVPGCVMRRTNWSILEDQNLVSREQVRDCKNRMNTFAFTGKLEDSPEVNCVYQNDSAGKFFRNNGNGGFVPSPERDDF, encoded by the coding sequence ATGGCGCGAAAAACACGCAGAAGCACAACAACCTCCAGTCGCTACTATGACGAGTCTCCTCGCAGTTCAGGGTCTTCTCAATCGCCCTTCAATGCGACTTATTGGGCAATTATTGGCGCAGTATTGATTATTGGCATTGGTTTGGGGATGACCTTCAGTTCTGCAACCAATCTCAATACTGAAAACGTTACTTCTACCGTCGCTATTGATCGCAGTGTTCCTAACCCTGAGTTTTGTGCACAATATGGCGCAAGTGCGGTGGTGACTGATATGCGCGTCTATATGAGTTTAAGTCCCTTTAGTGTCTATGTAACGCAGCCGAAAATGGTTCCTGGTTGTGTGATGCGTCGAACCAACTGGTCAATTTTAGAAGATCAAAATTTAGTCAGCAGAGAACAAGTCCGAGACTGTAAAAATCGGATGAATACCTTTGCCTTTACGGGGAAACTAGAGGATTCCCCTGAAGTTAATTGTGTTTATCAGAATGATTCGGCTGGTAAGTTCTTCCGTAATAATGGCAATGGTGGCTTTGTACCCAGTCCAGAACGAGATGACTTCTAA
- the argS gene encoding arginine--tRNA ligase gives MYSLLEQLRQSFSQALVNAFGEDYAETDPLVVPAAKPEFGDYQSNVALSLAKQLKQKPRDTAQQIIDHLDISELCDPPEIAGPGFINLRLKPTALQNLLQTIAQDSQLGAEKAETPQRVIVDFSSPNIAKEMHVGHLRSTIIGDCIARILEFRGHDVLRLNHVGDWGTQFGMLIAYLREAYPEALTKADVLAIGDLVSLYRDAKKRFDEDEQFQKTAREEVVKLQRGEETSVQAWKLLCEQSRREFQVIYDLLDVELTERGESFYNPFLSDVVQELEKTGLLEEDQSAKCVFLEGFSNKSGERLPLIVQKSDGGYNYATTDLAAIRYRIREDGAQRIIYVTDAGQSNHFAQVFQVAKRAGWVPETVELVHVPFGLVQGEDGKKLKTRSGETVRLRDLLDEAIARSRQDLEKRFAQEGRSESEEFIQKTARVVGISAVKYADLSRNRTSNYVFSYDKMLALQGNTAPYLLYAYVRVQGISRKGNIDFTTLANQSLSLEDDSEFVLAKHILQLSDILKEVEKDLLPNRLCQYLFELSQKFNQFYDRCPVLQAEEPKRTSRLMLADLTARTLKLGLSLLGIEVLERM, from the coding sequence ATGTATTCTTTACTTGAACAACTGCGACAATCTTTTTCTCAAGCCCTTGTTAACGCCTTTGGTGAAGACTACGCTGAGACTGATCCGTTAGTCGTTCCCGCAGCAAAACCAGAATTTGGCGATTATCAATCGAATGTTGCTCTTTCTCTGGCGAAACAATTAAAACAAAAGCCGAGAGATACCGCCCAGCAAATTATTGATCATCTCGATATTTCTGAATTATGCGACCCCCCCGAAATTGCCGGACCCGGTTTTATTAATTTAAGACTCAAACCCACCGCCTTACAGAATCTTCTGCAAACGATCGCGCAAGATAGCCAACTCGGTGCGGAAAAAGCAGAAACCCCCCAACGGGTCATTGTTGATTTTTCCAGTCCCAATATCGCCAAAGAAATGCACGTGGGACATTTGCGTTCTACTATTATCGGAGATTGTATCGCTCGGATTTTAGAGTTTCGCGGTCATGATGTTTTACGCCTCAATCATGTTGGTGACTGGGGAACGCAGTTTGGAATGTTGATTGCATATTTACGAGAAGCCTATCCCGAAGCCTTGACGAAAGCAGATGTGCTAGCAATCGGAGACTTAGTGTCTCTGTATCGAGATGCCAAAAAGCGGTTTGATGAGGATGAACAGTTCCAGAAAACAGCGCGGGAAGAAGTGGTGAAACTGCAACGAGGAGAAGAAACCAGCGTTCAAGCATGGAAATTGCTTTGTGAACAATCAAGACGAGAATTTCAGGTCATTTATGATTTGTTGGATGTCGAATTAACCGAACGCGGTGAGTCGTTTTATAATCCCTTTTTATCCGATGTGGTGCAAGAATTGGAAAAAACGGGGTTATTAGAAGAAGACCAATCCGCAAAATGTGTCTTTCTAGAGGGCTTTAGTAACAAATCGGGAGAACGTTTACCCTTGATTGTCCAGAAAAGTGACGGCGGTTATAACTACGCGACAACTGATTTAGCTGCCATTCGCTATCGCATTCGGGAAGATGGGGCGCAACGCATTATTTATGTGACGGATGCTGGGCAGTCTAATCACTTCGCACAGGTGTTTCAAGTGGCAAAACGGGCGGGCTGGGTTCCCGAAACTGTGGAATTGGTTCATGTTCCCTTTGGCTTAGTACAGGGGGAAGATGGGAAAAAACTGAAAACGCGATCAGGGGAAACGGTACGGTTGCGAGATTTATTGGATGAAGCGATCGCGCGATCGCGCCAAGATTTAGAAAAACGCTTTGCCCAAGAAGGGCGGAGTGAAAGCGAAGAATTCATTCAAAAAACCGCCCGTGTTGTTGGCATCAGCGCCGTTAAATATGCTGATCTCAGTCGTAACCGCACCAGCAACTATGTGTTCAGTTATGACAAAATGTTAGCCCTCCAAGGAAATACCGCCCCTTATCTGCTTTATGCTTATGTGCGTGTGCAAGGAATTAGCCGTAAAGGGAATATTGATTTCACCACCCTCGCGAATCAAAGCCTTTCCTTAGAAGATGACAGCGAATTTGTTTTAGCCAAACATATCCTGCAACTTAGCGATATTCTCAAAGAAGTGGAAAAAGACTTGCTTCCCAACCGCTTGTGTCAATATCTCTTTGAACTCTCCCAAAAATTCAATCAATTCTATGATCGCTGTCCCGTTCTACAAGCCGAAGAACCGAAACGTACTTCTCGTTTAATGCTAGCGGACTTAACCGCCCGTACTCTCAAACTCGGCTTATCCTTACTGGGAATTGAGGTTTTAGAACGGATGTAA